The region ataactatcaccagatttttctggaaaaaagacTAGGTGGTAATTTTACTGTATTTGAATTACCGGGAAAGCATAAATCATTGTAGATAATGAGTGGTGGTAATGGTAATTTTCATGCAttagaacagaaaaggaaaacctgGTTTGCACAGGCCTTTAAAGTTTTAACTACTTATAATCGTGGGACACATTGTTAACTCAGGGAAACGGGAGTATATTCTCCGGGCCAAATTGGTATCTTCCTGATTaaatcatcctcattttataagaaaatggATATCAGTAGGGAATCTTGTTTTAAAATCAACTTGTTCTATCCCACATTATCAGGGATGCTGGCTTATGTATATGATGAGAGGTATCTAGTCCTAATCGTTGTTTATCTCACTGGGAAAACAAATGAGCATTTCTAGTATACTCACTACATCTCTCCACTAGGATACTCTTGTTTTATTTAGAGGAGGCTTTGTCTTAGTTTAGCCTCTAGCAGTGAACAAGGCTGCCTTTGTGGAACTTACATAAAGGAAGATGAGTTTTTGGCTAAGTGCTATGGCACATGGCATTATGGACCACTTGTGGTAGAGTGGTCAGAGCTAAGTGATTGGCTAGTACTGagcccatcttttaaaaaattactttgagcatgtttttctgctttgatttgtaaaaaaaaaaaaaaaaagtatattactGGTAATGAACATTCAGTAATATAAGAGGGTACAATTAATCTTTCCCTGTTTTCTAGTGATAACTCTTCCTCTGGTAGCAGCTTATTTAAAACTCAGTGTGTTCCTATCCCACCTAAAAGGAGGCAAAGAAACCCTATTAGAAAATTTGTTCACAAACCTGAAAGTACTCAAGCAAGAGATTCGTCTAGTGACTCATCTATAGAGCCAAGACCATTGACTTTAAAAGCTATTTTTGAaagattcaaaaaaaagaaacgtaAAAAGAGGAAATACAAGCCAACGGGAAGATCAAGGGGAAGACCAAAAGGAAGGAGAAACACTAGACGCTcacaaataaacaagaaacaatTTAAAGACAAAGGACCTGGTTTCCCATTTTTAGAATCAGGAAATGGAAGAAAACCATTACCTTGGAGAAAAATTTTAACCTTTGAGGTGAGTCTTTATATATGCTGGTACACATGGCTTAAAATGTCTGAAATGAGTTGTTGGTTGCTTTTAGAATTTAGATGTACCTGGAACATAGAGTCTTCACCTTTTATAATACTTCTCTATACTGACTCTACTGCCGCTTAAATGCCACCCCCATCCTTCAGCTCAAAGTTCACTTGGACTTCTGGGTGGAATCTTGCACTGGTAACACTGGGTGAATGTACCTGTATATGAAGTGCTCTAAGGCTGATTTTATACCTTGATCTTATCCTGTCAGGGCTTTAAACATCATTCCTAAAACTCAAATGCCCAGTTGTTTTATAGTAACCGAAGTGAAACCCACACCTGCCTTTCATGTTCAGTGGCTTTAGTAgatttcattttgttcagataTTTCAATTTCTGACAGAATTACCAGACAAATATGCCAGTACTTAGCAGTAGACTCTGAAATATTTGAGATAAGTGATTGCATAATTTGTAGTCACTTGTTCTAGAATCTGGTTTATAGGAAAGGATTAATACTCATTAACCTCTTTATGTTTTAAGGTGATTAAAATAGACAGTTCTGTGCATTAAAAAGTGTCTTAAGTAATGCCCAAATGATAACAAGATTTGTGCTTGTTTTTCTTGGTACTAACTTTGATAACTTGCTAGGTAGAACAGTGAATTGATACACGTGATCTCCATATGGCAGAGTAGTTAAATCAAGATCACTAAGGACCTCCTTGTTATGGGGATCCTTGTAATTTTGGAACGTAGGCATTTGCTGAgtggaagaaaatttttttatttttaagtccttGACTTAAAATATGGTGTTTTTGGTACATAGCAAGCAGTGGCAAGAGGATTTTTTAACTACCTTGAAAAACTGAAGTATGAATTCCATCTCAAGGAAtccttgaaacaaatgaatgttggtgaagatttagaaaACGAAGACTTTGATAGCCGGAGATACAGATACTTGGATGACGATGGATCTCTCTCTCCTATTGAAGAGTCAGCGTAAGTTCTAtcatggattggaataatttTGGATATAGGTTTTTATGAGATTAAGtgcttttacattttaatgttgCTCCATATGCTATCAATTTGTTTATACTTAGATTTAAAAGTGATGTGAGCAcagataaaatattaatagacTTGACTGGTATTGCTATTTCAGTTGTATGTCATGGCAGTATACTTCTCATTGGGTTATGAAAGATTTGTCGTCTGAGTGATacgcttttttgtttttaactctttattggagtacagttgctttacaatggtgtgttagtttctgctttataaccaagtgaatcagctgtacatatacatcgAGTGATATGCTTTTAATATTGCAGAGCAGAGGAGGAGATGGCAACAAACCTTGAACATGATGAATGTGATATTAAATTGGTGGTAAGTGACAATTTTAATCCCACTTCCTTTTGGGAGGACAGCTCTTGACAAAGGGAACAGTTTATCCTGTTGTGTTACTGTCTGTATTTAAGTTTTGAAAGGTTCAATGCCTTTGGTGCAGGAAAtgcaagaataaaaataagaattttatggATAATTGGTGAGAACATGAATTATCAATACTATATCCGTAAAAACAATACTATTTAAGTTTTCATGTGTGGTGTTGCTACTAGGATATCAGATGAGAAAATCAGCAGAAGTTAATTTGGAGTTTTAACATCCAGATGTAGTATCCAGGTTATTTTAAGTAACCTAGAGTTTAGTTATATGTAATTACTAGCGCGGTAAAGTTTTCAGTTGTTGCTTAGTATTGGTATTTCTTACGCAGGAGgataattatttcataataagTTCTGAGTTACCAAAGAAGAAGCATGTATATTTGGAACAAGAGGAAAATACTGAAGAAGCTGCACTGCCTAAAAAGAGAGCATCAAAATCCAAAAAACACTGGACAGAGGACAGAATGGCCTGAAAATAGATAGGACTATGACTACCAGACAAggtaaacagaatagagaaaaaggaactttATAGAAAGAAAAGACCATAAATGTGAATACACATGCCAGCCTTATGATAAAAAAGAACctggtaagaaaataaaaagattaaacaaatttataaaactcCTGAAGTagtaattataagaaaaataattaaaacagtgagaTTATGTAGAAAAAACATTGAGGCTGTTACAGCAGAGATAATCACTtcccaaaaaaataaacaacgtCCTACTGTTTTTGCATATGGTGGTGTATTTCTTGGGTAAGAGAACTTAAAGGTGCCATTTGAGCTTTGAATCAAAGAAATAAGATTGTAATCCTGAAAAGAAAATCTTAGTTGCAATAACCACTAATGATTGACAGCCAGCCACCCTCCTTAGAGTACCTGCaaccccatttttattttttttttcagacgaATTTAGTGTGAAATGCCTATTACTGTAATAAGaacttaatattttcctttcctgACTACCTATAATATTTCAACTATCATTTTCATCACCACTGTATGTTGCAGATTATGCCACTCTATGTACTGCATTTTACCCATAGcacttgtgtttgtttttgtttaatttgtgGACAAAGACTTATAGACAGGTGCAAAAATAAATCCTCTTTTGCAACCCAGAACTCATTGTTCAGTATGAGTTTTGATACAGATAAGAAGGAACATGATACCTAAAAGAGAGTCAAGTGATGGGGGTGTATTGATGAGCATAAAGATTGCTTCCAGGACTATAGGGCTGATAATTTCTCTCATATCTTAAGCTTTTAAATTATCAGCTGTATTGATTTAGTACTCTTAATTTTAATGTTGACATGAAACAAAGATGGCTTCTTTTTTTAGGCTTTTATCTTGAACACAGTGTCTGGATAATTTAAAAAGGGATGTCTTACGCTTTAGGTGAGTTTGGGTCCAATTTGTGTAAATGTGATGAATTGTCAGAATTTAAAACCTCCATAGGTTTCATTATTGAAAGGCATTTTTGccaattttaaatttctgttcatAATGTAATTTTGGAAAATGAATCTCAGGATTGACATGCTTTATAGTGACATTGTGCCAGTTTCACTTCGCTTGAAGGAAAGGGTCCCAGAACTATAAATAAGGCAGTTATAGTCAGAATCCTGGATATTCCTGCTTCAAGCATACACAACATATTTTTAACCTCCCCGCACCCctatacaatattttttaaaattttattgaagtatagttgatctacaatattaGTTCCTGCTGTGCAACagagactcagttatacatatatttctattatgatttatcacaggatattgaatatagttccctgtgctatgtagtaaGACCTTGTTTATCTGTACTATGTATGtaagtagtttgcatctgctaatctcagactcccagtccatccttcccccacaTCCCCCtttttggcaaccacaagtctgttctctctgtctgaggCTGTTTGTTTCAtagatgtgttcatttgtgtggtattttagattccacatggaaTTGGTATCctatggtatttgtatttctatttctgacttactttgcttagtatgataatctctaggcccatccatgttgctgcagatggcattaattatttcatgctttttaatggctgagtaatattccattgtgtatatatgtgtgtgtgtgtgtgtgtgtgtgtgtgtgtgtgtgtgtgtatatacaccacatccttatccatctcttgatggacatttaggttgcttccatgtcctggctactgtaaacagcgTTGCAATGCATGTATCCTctcagaccatgtttttctctggatatatgcccaagagtgggattgatagatcatatggcagctctatttttagtttgaggAACCgcagtactgttttccatactggctgtaccagtttacgttcccgccaacagtgtaggggggtgttcctttttcttcacaccctctccagcatttactatttgcagactttctgatgatggccattctcactggtgtgaggtatATTTGCATTGCTGATACTgagcaatgatgagcatcttttcacgtgcctatgtgtatgtcttctttggagaaatgtctatttaggtcttctgccagttttttgattgggtggtatttttttggttattgaaTTGTACTATCcaatagttttattatttaaattttctggcCATGCCGCTACTTGTTATATACGTCATTACATCTGGACTGAACATATTTACTAAACACGTCATATGTTTTCAAGTTCTTCCTTCCCTTCAAATTTTGGTTTACCAAAATTGATGTTCTGCTATTAATTCACCCTCACATGATGGTGAAGAATTCCCAAATAACTATTTTCTTGAAAACCTCATGGCCTAAATGAGATGAAATGTTGCTCCTAAAGGTTATTTTAATGTTATGCATGTTAATATGCTGaataattttatagattataatttTGATTTAATCTGACCTTTGTTATTTAGATTTGCAAAAGGGATATATTTTTCATACACTTGTTTGGCTAgtgcattcttttatttttggctgcaccaagtggattgcaggatcttagttcccagatcagggatcgaacccactgccatctgcagtggaagcgtggagtcctaaccactgtacgccagggaagtccctgcagtgtTTTTAATGCATGCATAATCTAAAATGAGGTGGAAGATTTAATAGTATAATGCTAGAAATGACTACACAGGACACACAATTTCATGAATCTGAATGATATAAAGTTTAATTAAATACACCCAATTTGCCTTCAACGATTCCCCAGTGGTCAGAACATCAGCCACATtaacatttttctgtatttttacagTTGCTATCAACTAATGAGAAAATACTTTATATAGTTCTTAAATTAAGGGAAAAATTCAGTTAAAGTAAAAATTTTGCAGTAATCAGGGAATTGCATAGGCAAAACACATTGCAGTAATGAAGTTCTTAAAATCAAGCTTAAATTTATATGTGGAACTCTGTTTGGTTCAGGTATAATAGCTAATAAGTACTTTGCATATTTTTATCTGTTAGTATAATGCTATCTTTTCTAAGCATTGTTAAAATACCTACCATGTGATTAATTAATGGGAtgatttctttaaatttcttaaacATCCTTTGTGATAGACTCTGACTGTTACTGCACAGTTTTGAACTCATCTAAGAGACTGGAGCTCTTTCAAATAATTGTTCTCTTGTGgacttgtttatattttttaaaaaggaagc is a window of Eschrichtius robustus isolate mEscRob2 chromosome 11, mEscRob2.pri, whole genome shotgun sequence DNA encoding:
- the TAF1D gene encoding LOW QUALITY PROTEIN: TATA box-binding protein-associated factor RNA polymerase I subunit D (The sequence of the model RefSeq protein was modified relative to this genomic sequence to represent the inferred CDS: deleted 2 bases in 1 codon); the encoded protein is MDSLNYATVSDSAVEIENQSDNSSSGSSLFKTQCVPIPPKRRQRNPIRKFVHKPESTQARDSSSDSSIEPRPLTLKAIFERFKKKKRKKRKYKPTGRSRGRPKGRRNTRRSQINKKQFKDKGPGFPFLESGNGRKPLPWRKILTFEQAVARGFFNYLEKLKYEFHLKESLKQMNVGEDLENEDFDSRRYRYLDDDGSLSPIEESAAEEEMATNLEHDECDIKLVEDNYFIISSELPKKKHVYLEQEENTEEAALPKKRASKSKTLDRGQNGLKIDRTMTTRQGIGISQ